A region from the Triticum aestivum cultivar Chinese Spring chromosome 3D, IWGSC CS RefSeq v2.1, whole genome shotgun sequence genome encodes:
- the LOC123079784 gene encoding uncharacterized protein: protein MLTLHTVRTSLPWPRRSSPRRHALHLSRRKFSICKSSSEDAGSDAPLPHGGDQRQQEVLAKIAMLQTQKVRITNFLDERSAYLTKFTKDADTEFDMIGQNAMKELDQIGDQIMERLDSKMQSYEETAEMQRQEIEMNERVLEDFEDWIEEEKNEGMFFKSLGKVKKPQNNEEIKVMARIEAQKVTEITKENAGSKARMNIYLALMAILSLTIANAVFATPEVEWRKVAALGLIFIGLVAQVIYEQDISPPAADKNEKREE from the exons ATGCTTACTCTTCACACCGTTCGGACATCCCTTCCCTGGCCGCGCAGATCCTCCCCGCGCCGACATGCACTGCATCTAAGCAGGAGGAAATTTTCCATCTGTAAGAGCAGCTCCGAAGATGCTGGATCCGACGCTCCCCTGCCGCACGGCGGTGACCAACGCCAGCAGGAGGTGCTTGCAAAAATCGCCATGCTTCAGACGCAGAAGGTCCGCATCACAAACTTCCTGGATGAGCGGTCTGCTTACCTGACCAAGTTCACCAAGGATGCCGACACCGAGTTTGATATGATTGGGCAGAACGCCATGAAAGAGCTCGATCAAATTGGGGACCAG ATAATGGAGCGACTCGACAGCAAGATGCAGTCCTACGAGGAGACAGCTGAAATGCAAAGGCAGGAGATAGAAATGAACGAGAGGGTGTTAGAAGACTTCGAAGATTGGATTGAAGAGGAGAAAAACGAAGGCATGTTCTTCAAAAGCCTTGGGAAGGTCAAAAAACCTCAAAACAATGAGGAAATCAAGGTGATGGCTAGGATCGAAGCACAGAAGGTCACAGAGATAACAAAGGAGAATGCAGGGTCAAAAGCTCGGATGAATATTTACCTTGCACTGATGGCGATACTCAGTCTTACAATCGCAAATGCCGTCTTTGCAACGCCAGAGGTGGAATGGAGGAAGGTTGCTGCTCTGGGTTTAATTTTCATTGGCCTGGTTGCTCAGGTCATCTATGAGCAAGATATATCCCCACCGGCAGCTGACAAGAATGAAAAAAGAGAAGAATGA
- the LOC123079781 gene encoding pentatricopeptide repeat-containing protein At3g09060 — MPQSAQPGGETPPIHRLLELIKSEPDPASALAHLELLVATWPAYTPPQPLLFHLLRRLATSAPARLPRLLGLLPSLRHRPRFSEPAALVVLSAFSRALMPDAALAAFRRLPAFLGCNLGVRSHNALLDALVRARRFSDADAFFASLSHGAFGRRIAPNLRTYNIILRSLCGRGDLDRALMLFDSLRRCVVAPDRVTYSTLMSGLVKHSRLDMALYLLDEMPTYEVQPDAVCYNAVLRGCFRNGEFEKAMRVWEQLVRDPGARPNLSTYNAMLDGLCKLGRFKEAGGVWERMIANNHQVGMITYGILIHGLCRSRDVDGAARVYSEMIKTGLVPDVAIYNSLIKGFCQAGRVGEAWKFWDSTSVSGIRNVITYNIMLKGLFDGGMVDEARELWELLEKDTSSSPDMVSFGTMIHGLCEKGFANKALQILVEAQTSGKKIDAFSYSSVIRGLCKDGRLDDAVKLYEKISMDDCKLNPHIYNALIKGFCQASKFSDAVRIYGEMANNGCSPTVITYNTLIDGLCKAEKYQDASSFTKEMLEKGCKLDVNTYASLIRGLCRDKKVDAALALWNQILDKGLQADVMMHNILIHGLCSAGKVDEASRLLSEMKEKNNCRPNLVTYNTLMDGFYEMGCFDKAASLWTAILENGLVPDIISYNTRIKGLCSCQRTPEGVQLLDEVLAQGIVPTAITWNILVRAVIKYGPIQI, encoded by the coding sequence ATGCCGCAGTCGGCGCAGCCCGGCGGCGAGACGCCGCCCATCCACCGCCTCCTCGAGCTGATCAAGTCCGAGCCCGACCCCGCCTCCGCGCTCGCCCACCTGGAGCTCCTCGTCGCCACCTGGCCGGCCTACACCCCGCCCCAGCCGCTCCTCTTCCACCTGCTGCGCCGCCTCGCCACCTCCGCCCCGGCCCGCCTTCCgcgcctcctcggcctcctcccgaGCCTCCGCCACCGCCCGCGCTTCTCCGAGCCCGCCGCGCTCGTCGTCCTCTCCGCCTTCTCCCGCGCGCTCATGCCCGACGCCGCGCTCGCCGCCTTCCGCCGCCTCCCTGCCTTCCTCGGCTGCAACCTGGGCGTCCGCTCCCATAACGCCCTCCTCGACGCTCTCGTGCGGGCCCGTCGCTTCTctgacgccgacgccttcttcgcgtcCCTTTCCCATGGCGCCTTCGGGCGCCGCATTGCCCCCAACCTCCGGACTTACAACATCATCCTCCGCTCCCTCTGCGGACGTGGGGACCTCGATCGAGCTCTGATGCTCTTCGATTCCCTTCGCCGCTGCGTAGTTGCTCCGGACCGCGTCACCTACTCCACTCTCATGTCTGGGCTTGTCAAACACAGCCGCTTGGACATGGCACTttacctgctcgacgaaatgccgacCTATGAAGTGCAGCCTGACGCTGTTTGTTACAATGCAGTGCTCCGAGGGTGTTTCAGGAATGGTGAATTTGAGAAAGCTATGCGGGTGTGGGAGCAGCTGGTGAGAGATCCTGGTGCAAGACCCAACCTCTCCACTTACAATGCGATGCTTGATGGCTTGTGTAAACTTGGGAGGTTTAAGGAGGCGGGTGGGGTATGGGAGAGGATGATTGCAAATAATCACCAAGTCGGCATGATTACCTATGGGATTCTGATTCACGGTTTGTGCCGGTCACGGGATGTGGATGGTGCAGCAAGGGTATATTCAGAGATGATCAAGACTGGGCTTGTTCCTGATGTTGCCATATATAATTCACTCATCAAGGGGTTCTGCCAAGCTGGGAGAGTAGGAGAGGCTTGGAAATTCTGGGACTCTACCAGTGTTTCTGGCATCCGTAATGTGATAACGTATAATATAATGTTGAAGGGGCTCTTTGATGGTGGCATGGTCGATGAAGCTAGAGAATTGTGGGAGCTATTGGAGAAAGACACTTCGTCCTCTCCTGACATGGTGAGTTTTGGCACTATGATCCATGGGTTATGTGAGAAAGGCTTTGCTAACAAGGCACTTCAAATCTTAGTGGAAGCACAGACCAGTGGTAAAAAAATAGATGCATTCTCATATTCATCCGTGATAAGGGGACTGTGCAAGGATGGGAGACTAGATGATGCAGTTAAGTTATATGAAAAGATATCTATGGATGACTGCAAACTGAATCCTCATATTTACAATGCACTAATAAAAGGGTTCTGCCAAGCATCTAAATTTAGTGATGCTGTAAGAATATACGGCGAGATGGCAAACAATGGTTGTTCTCCTACTGTCATCACTTACAACACTCTAATAGATGGACTATGTAAGGCTGAAAAGTATCAAGATGCTTCAAGCTTTACAAAGGAAATGTTGGAGAAAGGTTGTAAACTAGATGTCAATACTTATGCTTCATTGATTCGTGGCCTTTGTAGAGACAAAAAAGTTGATGCTGCCCTTGCTCTGTGGAATCAAATTCTTGATAAGGGTCTTCAGGCAGATGTCATGATGCACAACATCTTAATCCATGGTCTTTGTTCTGCTGGGAAAGTAGATGAAGCTTCGCGTCTTCTCTCTGAGATGAAAGAGAAGAATAACTGCCGCCCAAATCTAGTGACCTATAACACACTCATGGATGGATTTTATGAAATGGGTTGTTTTGACAAAGCAGCGTCTCTGTGGACAGCTATTTTAGAAAATGGTCTGGTACCTGATATAATTTCATATAATACAAGAATTAAGGGTCTATGCTCTTGTCAAAGAACACCTGAGGGTGTCCAATTATTGGATGAGGTGCTTGCACAAGGAATTGTACCAACAGCCATCACATGGAATATACTGGTCAGAGCTGTCATCAAATATGGACCTATTCAAATATGA